In Glandiceps talaboti chromosome 6, keGlaTala1.1, whole genome shotgun sequence, one DNA window encodes the following:
- the LOC144436727 gene encoding putative hydroxypyruvate isomerase, which translates to MSLKFAANLNFMFVEIEDFVDRYSAAKAAGFNAVEGILYSVPLEKLVEVKERENLEQVLVNSFSGERAKGVVGFASLPGRQQYFKEMLDLSIKYAKGLKCCRMHVTAGIIPKHDPSDRSKLLQDMETVYIENLRYAGDKLQQEGILAVIEPISVLGNNYFLNTQSQGIDLIKKINHPNVKLQLDFFHAQRTDGYLTNLIKEHLPIIGHIQISQVPDRGEPDSPGEINYPYIFKLLEEVKYDGYIGCEYKPTTEKTVDSLGWMKKYTK; encoded by the exons ATGTCGTTGAAATTTGCAGCAAATTTGAATTTCATGTTTGTAGAAATAGAAGACTTTGTTGACAGATATTCGGCAGCCAAGGCAGCTGGTTTCAATGCAGTGGAAGGTATTCTTTATTCTGTACCTCTAGAGAAGCTCGTGGAGGTGAAGGAGAGAGAAAACCTCGAACAAGTACTGGTGAATTCCTTCTCAG GTGAGAGAGCTAAGGGTGTGGTGGGTTTTGCATCACTGCCAGGACGTCAACAGTATTTCAAAGAAATGTTAGATTTATCTATTAAGTATGCTAAAGGACTGAAGTGTTGCAG AATGCATGTAACAGCTGGGATAATTCCTAAACATGATCCTTCGGACAGAAGTAAATTATTACAAGATATGGAGACTGTTTACATTGAAAACTTACGATATGCAGGTGATAAACTGCAACAA GAGGGTATATTGGCCGTCATTGAACCCATAAGTGTACTTGGAAACAACTACTTCCTTAACACACAATCACAAG GTATTGACCTTATCAAGAAAATAAATCACCCAAACGTCAAACTTCAACTg GATTTTTTCCATGCTCAGAGAACAGATGGATATttgacaaatttgataaaagaaCATCTACCCATCATTG GCCACATACAAATATCTCAAGTACCAGACAGAGGTGAACCAGACAGTCCTGGTGAAATCAATTatccatacatatttaaattactGGAAGAAGTTAAATATGATGGTTACATAGGGTGTGAATATAAACCAACAACAG AGAAAACTGTGGATAGCCTTGGTTGGATGAAGAAATACACAAAGTGA
- the LOC144436710 gene encoding mitochondrial import inner membrane translocase subunit Tim29-like, which translates to MNMWRRVVKIAVSGSRNKITLARDSSKTLSKSESKGSDRLKNSFVGRQARKAADYLKVLGNDYKAVAKDTVSDIRDRPIKASIYLSIIGAFSYATYTNPDYDSFDAKIIHASNDLLELGHIVRNPESDQYIQNVLHWRNEGRLRRWGLVVCSIIWVDNYDKDCALYNAQCTYLKPRWIDFQERIVDVGCFGRWYTTDKKMIDFDVNPNEYKDGVMKETYP; encoded by the exons ATGAACATGTGGAGAAGAGTCGTCAAAATCGCTGTAAGTGGCAGCCGTAACAAAATAACGCTAGCTCGGGATTCAAGCAAAACACTCAGCAAAAGCGAGTCAAAGGGATCGGATCGCTTGAAAAACAGTTTTGTTGGCCGACAGGCACGGAAAGCTG CTGACTACCTTAAAGTACTAGGTAATGATTACAAAGCTGTTGCCAAGGATACAGTATCAGATATTCGGGATCGTCCAATCAAAGCATCAATCTACCTGTCAATCATTGGAGCATTCAGTTACGCAACCTATACCAACCCAGACTATGATTCCTTTGATGCTAAAATCATTCACGCCTCAAATGACTTATTAGAACTAGGTCACATTGTCCGAAACCCTGAATCGGACCagtatatacaaaatgttttacattggCGCAATGAAGGAAGACTGCGACGATGGGGTCTTGTTGTGTGTTCTATTATATGGGTTGATAATTATGACAAAGACTGTGCCTTGTACAATGCACAATGTACCTATCTAAAGCCCAGATGGATCGACTTCCAGGAAAGGATTGTTGATGTCGGCTGTTTTGGACGCTGGTATACCACAGATAAAAAAATGATTGACTTTGATGTAAATCCCAATGAATATAAAGATGGTGTAATGAAGGAAACTTATCCTTAA